A single window of Lepeophtheirus salmonis unplaced genomic scaffold, UVic_Lsal_1.4 unplaced_scaffold_8383_pilon, whole genome shotgun sequence DNA harbors:
- the LOC121131714 gene encoding LOW QUALITY PROTEIN: actin-like protein 6A (The sequence of the model RefSeq protein was modified relative to this genomic sequence to represent the inferred CDS: inserted 2 bases in 2 codons): MSGGVYGGDEVGALVFDPGHFSFRVGYAGEDCPKAEIPSFVGVAPEHXKEVSQESMEIDGTDTKPRLNTGKNGKLRYYIDTCSLHYPKKGMEISTFMKDGMIDNWEVFEELMNYSYSQIIKSKAEEHPVLFSEAPWNQKARREKLTEIMFEKYNIPAFFLAKNAILAAFANGRSSGLVLDSGATHTSAIPVHDGYVLQQAIVKSPLAGDFLTSQCKQFLDERNVEIIPPYIIASKEEVKEGDPPKWTKKKNIPDVTMSWHNYMCRNVIQDFQTSVLQVSDCSYDEETISTIPHQSYEFPNGYNDEYESERFKIPEALFDPSIIRAPQAASMLSPAHVVTTSVGMCDIDLRPALYGSVIVTGGNSXLSGFTDRLNRDLSQKTPTNMRLKLISANGNQERRYGSWIGGSILASLGSFQQMWISKAEYQESGKVQVDRKCP; encoded by the exons ATGTCTGGCGGAGTATATGGTGGAGACGAAGTAGGAGCATTGGTTTTCGACCCTGGTCACTTCTCTTTTCGAGTTGGTTATGCTGGAGAGGATTGTCCGAAGGCAGAAATCCCTTCTTTCGTTGGTGTTGCTCCGGAGC GAAAAGAAGTATCTCAAGAGTCCATGGAA atcGATGGAACCGACACGAAACCTAGATTGAATACTGGTAAAAATGGGAAACTGCGATATTATATTGATACCTGCAGTCTTCACTATCCCAAGAAGGGAATGGAAATCAGTACGTTCATGAAAGATGGAATGATAGACAATTGGGAGGTGTTTGAGGAGCTTATGAATTATTCCTACtctcaaattataaaatcaaaagctGAAGAACATCCAGTTCTTTTTTCAGAGGCTCCTTGGAATCAAAAAGCAAGAAGAGAAAAACTCACTGAAATCATGTTTGAGAAATATAACATTCCTGCATTTTTCCTCgcaaaaaatgctattttagcTGCTTTTGCAAATGGGAGATCAAGTGGACTGGTTCTTGATTCAGGAGCAACACATACTTCAGCGATCCCTGTTCATGATGGATACGTTTTACAACAAGCTATTGTTAAATCCCCTCTTGCAGGAGATTTTCTTACGTCTCAGTGCAAACAATTTCTTGATGAACGTAATGTAGAAATAATTCCACCATACATTATTGCTAGTAAAGAAGAAGTAAAAGAGGGAGATCCTCCTAAATGgacgaaaaaaaagaatattccgGACGTTACTATGTCTTGGCACAATTATATGTGTAGAAATGTAATACAAGATTTCCAAACCTCCGTCTTACAAGTATCTGATTGCTCATATGACGAAGAAACGATTTCAACTATTCCTCATCAAAGTTATGAATTCCCCAATGGATATAACGACGAATATGAGTCtgaaagatttaaaatccctGAAGCCCTTTTTGACCCCTCTATTATTAGAGCTCCTCAAGCTGCATCTATGCTGAGCCCTGCCCATGTAGTCACCACATCAGTTG GTATGTGCGATATCGACTTAAGACCTGCGTTGTACGGATCTGTTATTGTCACAGGAGGCAACT CTTTGTCTGGATTCACGGATCGTCTTAACCGAGACTTGTCTCAAAAGACACCAACTAATATGAGATTAAAACTTATTTCAGCGAACGGAAATCAAGAAAGACGGTATGGATCTTGGATTGGAGGCTCAATTCTAGCCTCTCTTGGGTCTTTTCAGCAAATGTGGATTTCAAAAGCTGAATATCAGGAATCAGGAAAAGTACAGGTGGATCGTAAATGCCCCTAG
- the LOC121131715 gene encoding LOW QUALITY PROTEIN: transmembrane protein 164 (The sequence of the model RefSeq protein was modified relative to this genomic sequence to represent the inferred CDS: inserted 1 base in 1 codon), translating to MKYGKKLDMNTIVQLIVDISVGGINKSDISEXGSICWHHVPLSHRFKETLFGITLGVIFLLYGFLRHSPPKSHSNIKNAYLKWVTFTLYVIFIVEIGYKIVSKQVIFLWMPCHLITICQIYLLTSLLLGKETLYNEYIFRIMLHFLHGPFTALLFPVTDCLRLPYEVEVYWIQHFFILCLTPLYLMKYHFNLSNPGEFSWSWSYLSYGIWMLIHWIILHGISLITSANVGSMLCPASSDPFAGKHYRLYGICHQLFCIILIGQIWSCFESYFLRPFTIQKFE from the exons ATga aGTATGGAAAAAAGCTTGATATGAACACTATCGTTCAGTTGATAGTTGACATCAGTGTCGGAGGAATAAACAAAAGTGATATATCAG GGGGATCCATCTGCTGGCATCATGTCCCTCTATCACATCGTTTTAAGGAAACACTTTTTGGAATTACGTTAGgtgttatttttcttctttatggCTTTTTGAGACACTCTCCACCGAAGTCACATTCCAATATTAAGAATGCCTATCTCAAATGGGTGACATTTACTCTGTATGTTATCTTCATCGTAGAGATAGGTTATAAAATTGTATCGAAACAAGTCATATTCCTATGGATGCCATGCCATCTCATCACTATAtgtcaaatttatcttttaacttCACTTTTGCTAG gaaaagaaactttgtataatgaatatatatttcgtatTATGCTTCATTTTCTACATGGACCTTTTACGGCCTTACTTTTTCCTGTAACAGATTGTCTTCGCTTGCCATATGAAGTAGAAGTCTATTGGattcaacattttttcattctttgtttgACTCCTCTTTATCTCATGAAGTACCACTTCAATTTGTCTAATCCCGGTGAATTTTCCTGGTCTTGGTCCTATTTAAGTTATGGCATATGGATGCTAATACATTGGATAATACTTCATGGAATATCCTTAATTACTAGTGCTAACGTAGGATCTATGTTATGCCCAGCGAGTTCAGACCCATTTGCTGGGAAGCATTATAGACTTTACGGCATTTGTCACcagttattttgtattattttaataggaCAAATTTGGTCCTGCTttgagtcatattttttacgtccttttacaatacaaaaatttgaatga